In Buchnera aphidicola (Aphis aurantii), one DNA window encodes the following:
- a CDS encoding Nif3-like dinuclear metal center hexameric protein has translation MENFILEKIINNKLFNNQSEDIVPNGLQVEGDKIINKIITGVSICQDLLDAALHYQANTIIVHHGLFWGKESKYIHNIQKNRLKTILTHNINLYSWHLPLDIHPELGNNVQIAKKLNISIKGEILPYVLWGDLPSKISGFEFSKTIEKTFKKKPTHFYKNAPDYIQHIAWCSGKGQNFIKQAYKYGIDAFLTGEVSEETIYIAKELGIHFFSIGHYCSERDGIKSLGKWLHKTYNLDVAFIDIYNPA, from the coding sequence ATGGAAAATTTTATTTTAGAAAAAATTATTAATAATAAATTATTCAATAATCAGAGTGAAGATATAGTACCGAATGGATTGCAAGTAGAAGGAGATAAAATAATTAACAAAATTATTACAGGCGTTAGTATTTGTCAAGATTTATTAGATGCAGCTTTACATTATCAAGCTAATACTATTATTGTTCATCATGGGCTTTTTTGGGGTAAAGAATCAAAATATATTCATAATATACAAAAAAATAGGTTAAAAACTATACTTACTCATAATATCAATTTATATAGCTGGCATTTACCATTAGATATTCATCCAGAATTAGGTAACAATGTACAAATTGCTAAAAAATTAAATATTTCTATAAAAGGTGAAATCCTACCATACGTTTTATGGGGTGATTTGCCATCTAAAATAAGTGGTTTTGAGTTTTCAAAAACGATAGAAAAAACTTTTAAAAAAAAACCTACGCATTTTTATAAAAACGCTCCAGATTATATTCAGCACATAGCATGGTGCAGTGGGAAAGGTCAAAATTTTATTAAACAAGCATATAAATATGGAATTGATGCTTTTTTAACCGGTGAAGTGTCTGAAGAAACAATATATATTGCCAAAGAATTAGGTATCCATTTTTTTTCTATTGGACACTATTGTAGTGAAAGAGATGGAATCAAATCTTTAGGTAAGTGGTTACATAAAACATATAATTTAGATGTTGCTTTTATTGATATTTATAATCCTGCGTAA